A window of Dorea formicigenerans contains these coding sequences:
- a CDS encoding PF13754 domain-containing protein has product MVTKVIGKVDGKEVVFEHAEGDLWNTTVPLDLDGMYVVEVTAYDDAENVAFCTKILLIVDPTTLCARLVPLDYVTEVIPEEYKAVVQADDYTVEAVYPCHHGRGCCCE; this is encoded by the coding sequence ATGGTTACGAAAGTAATCGGTAAGGTCGATGGAAAAGAAGTTGTCTTTGAGCATGCAGAGGGGGACTTGTGGAATACCACAGTCCCTCTTGATTTAGATGGAATGTATGTGGTTGAAGTCACAGCTTATGACGATGCGGAAAACGTAGCGTTTTGTACAAAGATACTGTTGATTGTGGATCCAACTACGCTATGCGCTAGGCTCGTTCCGCTTGATTACGTGACGGAAGTAATTCCGGAAGAATACAAAGCAGTTGTACAAGCAGACGATTATACTGTGGAAGCAGTATATCCATGTCATCACGGAAGGGGGTGTTGCTGTGAATAA
- a CDS encoding phage holin family protein, with amino-acid sequence MINFLYRKFELKKEVRYMKMEQANYIKAIFTAVFAFLSALLGVLAVPVILLVACNLIDYMTGLMASKYRAEDINSYKSIRGIFKKVSMWLLVVVGAIIDEMLLYASTTIGWKSPVTFLIACIVAMWLICNEIISILENIQDMGVKIPAFLQPLVRHIRSQVEEQINSSDSEGE; translated from the coding sequence GTGATTAATTTTTTGTACAGAAAATTCGAACTAAAGAAAGAAGTGAGGTATATGAAAATGGAACAGGCTAATTACATCAAAGCTATTTTCACAGCGGTATTCGCCTTCCTGTCAGCGCTCCTTGGAGTATTGGCAGTGCCGGTGATCCTGTTGGTGGCATGCAATCTGATTGACTACATGACCGGGCTTATGGCCAGTAAGTATAGAGCGGAGGACATAAATTCCTATAAGAGCATTCGAGGAATTTTCAAGAAGGTGTCCATGTGGCTCTTGGTAGTGGTTGGAGCAATTATTGACGAAATGCTATTATACGCATCCACTACGATTGGCTGGAAATCTCCGGTGACATTCTTGATTGCATGCATTGTAGCAATGTGGCTGATCTGCAATGAGATTATTAGTATATTAGAAAATATCCAGGACATGGGCGTTAAGATACCAGCGTTCTTGCAGCCATTGGTCAGACATATCAGGTCACAGGTGGAGGAACAGATTAACAGTAGTGATTCAGAGGGCGAGTAA
- a CDS encoding N-acetylmuramoyl-L-alanine amidase gives MGVYNVHGGHNFIVPGAKGLLDETTEDRKVTARVISALRVAGHTVYDCTDDSGRTQGQNLANIVAKCNAHLVDLNISNHLNAGGGTGVEVWCYDEKTKDIAAAICQNVSAALGIPNRGVKYPKSLYVLRKTSGRAILVECCFVDSQNDASHWNADKCGDAIASAIAGKTVTGTTSSGSAPVTTPVAKPATSTGNDWVRRLQSECNAQGFSDQRVDGIPGKNTLAGCPTCRKGARGNITRLIQEKLGVAVDGIFGQKTKNAVIAFQRAHGLIADGIVGKNTWRALLGL, from the coding sequence ATGGGAGTATATAACGTACATGGCGGACATAATTTTATCGTTCCGGGAGCTAAGGGGCTCCTGGATGAAACCACAGAGGATAGAAAAGTCACAGCACGCGTAATCTCAGCATTGCGCGTAGCCGGTCATACCGTCTACGATTGCACGGATGATTCTGGTCGGACACAGGGGCAGAACCTGGCTAATATCGTAGCCAAGTGCAATGCTCATCTGGTAGATCTCAACATTTCCAATCACCTCAATGCTGGTGGCGGAACAGGCGTGGAAGTATGGTGCTATGATGAGAAGACAAAAGACATTGCTGCAGCAATCTGTCAGAACGTATCCGCAGCGCTTGGAATTCCAAACAGAGGTGTGAAATACCCTAAGTCTCTGTATGTGCTCAGAAAGACATCCGGACGTGCGATTTTGGTAGAATGCTGTTTTGTGGACAGTCAGAACGATGCATCACACTGGAATGCTGATAAATGTGGTGATGCGATTGCATCTGCTATTGCCGGAAAGACCGTAACTGGCACGACTTCAAGCGGAAGTGCGCCTGTGACAACACCAGTGGCAAAACCAGCGACATCTACTGGAAATGACTGGGTACGCAGACTGCAGTCTGAGTGTAATGCTCAGGGTTTTTCCGACCAGCGTGTTGATGGAATTCCAGGAAAGAACACTCTCGCAGGTTGCCCGACCTGTAGAAAAGGAGCAAGGGGAAATATCACGAGATTGATTCAGGAGAAGTTAGGCGTGGCTGTAGACGGAATCTTTGGACAGAAGACAAAGAATGCAGTTATTGCATTCCAGAGAGCGCATGGGCTTATTGCAGACGGTATTGTTGGAAAGAATACATGGAGAGCTTTGCTCGGACTGTAG
- a CDS encoding helix-turn-helix domain-containing protein has protein sequence MEKLAIRLKELREERGLSQMEAGAALGVSRSTIAGYETKGREPDVHMLITMADFYNVSMDYLVGRKDEK, from the coding sequence ATGGAAAAGCTTGCGATAAGACTGAAAGAGCTGAGAGAAGAGAGGGGACTATCACAGATGGAAGCAGGCGCTGCACTGGGAGTATCAAGATCAACCATAGCCGGATATGAGACGAAAGGACGAGAGCCAGATGTACATATGTTAATTACCATGGCTGATTTTTATAATGTCTCTATGGACTATTTGGTTGGTCGAAAAGACGAAAAATAA
- a CDS encoding bifunctional metallophosphatase/5'-nucleotidase gives MQRTKKITAFVLAIALCVGMLQTLGVNAKAADTGKHMDVLFTHDTHSHLNSFSTIVDGKQEEVGGFARLKTLIDEQKEKNPDTLYLDGGDFSMGTLIQTVYETEAAELRMLGYLGCDVTTWGNHEFDYRSSGLANMLNTAKASGENVPSLVVCNVDWSAMEKAGLTEGQQQIKDAFENYGVKDYVVVQKGDVKIAVFGVFGKDSLDCAPTCELLFEDPIEASKKTVEEIKKNEDVDMIACVSHSGTVEDEDKSEDEILAKNVPDIDLIISGHTHTQLDEPIQHGDTYIVSCGEYGRNLGTISMTQKDDGRWDVDTYELIPVTDEIKADAATQERIDELMETVDTNYLSHFGYTKDQILAENDIEFSSVDDMYNEHEELNLGDIMSDAYVYAVENSEYYDGDPVDVAVVPSGTVRDTYTKGDVTVEQVYNSFSLGIGKDGLAGYPLISAYLTGKELKLVAEIDASVSDFMTIARLYCSGLNFTYNPHRMILNKVTDCYLMEAQGEGNREEIEDDKLYHVVTDLYTGQMLGAVMDTSYGLLSITPKDKDGNPIENLEDQAIMEGNQELKAWAAIARYMESFDDTDGDGIANVSEYYNEKHDRKVVEDSWNIIDLVKHPNKFLAIIAGIFVLVIVLIILLILLVKKIVRKIKNN, from the coding sequence ATGCAGAGAACGAAAAAGATAACCGCATTTGTACTTGCGATTGCTCTTTGCGTGGGGATGCTGCAGACACTTGGGGTGAATGCAAAAGCCGCGGACACGGGTAAACATATGGACGTATTATTTACACATGATACGCATTCGCATCTGAACAGTTTTTCTACGATCGTTGATGGAAAACAAGAAGAGGTCGGAGGATTTGCAAGGCTCAAGACTTTAATTGACGAGCAGAAAGAAAAAAATCCGGATACGCTCTATCTGGATGGTGGAGATTTTTCTATGGGAACGTTGATCCAGACGGTGTATGAGACAGAGGCGGCAGAGCTTCGTATGCTAGGCTATCTTGGATGTGATGTGACGACCTGGGGAAATCATGAGTTTGACTATCGTTCCAGTGGACTTGCTAATATGCTGAATACTGCAAAGGCTTCCGGTGAAAATGTTCCGTCACTGGTCGTTTGTAATGTGGACTGGAGCGCTATGGAGAAAGCGGGCTTAACGGAAGGACAGCAGCAGATTAAAGATGCATTTGAGAACTACGGAGTGAAAGATTATGTAGTTGTACAGAAAGGTGATGTCAAAATAGCAGTTTTTGGTGTATTTGGTAAAGATTCGCTGGATTGCGCGCCAACATGCGAACTGCTTTTTGAAGATCCGATCGAGGCTTCTAAGAAGACGGTGGAAGAGATTAAGAAAAATGAGGACGTGGATATGATTGCCTGCGTATCTCATAGTGGTACCGTGGAAGATGAAGATAAATCTGAAGACGAGATTCTTGCGAAAAATGTGCCGGATATAGATTTGATTATCAGCGGACACACACATACACAATTAGATGAGCCGATTCAGCACGGAGATACTTATATTGTTTCCTGTGGAGAATATGGAAGAAATCTTGGAACGATTTCTATGACGCAGAAAGATGATGGACGCTGGGACGTGGATACTTACGAGTTGATTCCGGTTACGGATGAGATAAAGGCGGATGCTGCAACACAGGAGCGGATTGATGAGCTGATGGAGACGGTTGATACGAATTATCTGTCACATTTTGGATATACAAAAGATCAGATTCTTGCGGAAAATGATATTGAATTCAGCAGTGTGGACGATATGTATAATGAGCATGAGGAGCTGAATCTCGGAGACATCATGTCTGATGCATATGTGTATGCGGTGGAAAATTCCGAGTACTATGACGGTGATCCGGTCGATGTGGCGGTTGTTCCGAGCGGAACAGTACGTGATACTTATACAAAAGGGGATGTCACGGTCGAACAGGTCTACAATTCATTTTCACTTGGAATTGGGAAGGATGGGCTGGCGGGTTATCCGCTGATCAGCGCTTATCTGACAGGAAAAGAATTGAAACTTGTGGCGGAAATTGATGCGTCTGTTTCAGATTTTATGACGATTGCCAGACTTTATTGTAGCGGTCTTAACTTTACATACAATCCGCATCGCATGATACTCAATAAAGTGACAGATTGCTATCTGATGGAAGCGCAGGGGGAAGGAAACAGAGAAGAGATAGAAGATGACAAGCTGTATCATGTGGTGACAGACCTATATACAGGGCAGATGCTCGGTGCTGTCATGGACACATCTTATGGACTGCTGTCTATTACGCCGAAGGACAAAGATGGAAATCCAATCGAAAACCTGGAAGATCAGGCAATTATGGAAGGCAATCAGGAGCTGAAAGCATGGGCTGCTATTGCCAGATATATGGAGTCCTTTGATGATACAGATGGTGATGGTATTGCAAATGTGTCGGAATATTATAATGAAAAACACGACCGCAAGGTTGTGGAAGACAGCTGGAATATTATTGATCTTGTAAAACACCCGAATAAATTTTTGGCTATCATAGCGGGCATTTTTGTACTTGTAATTGTGCTGATTATTTTGCTCATATTGCTGGTTAAAAAAATTGTGCGGAAGATAAAAAATAATTAA
- a CDS encoding radical SAM protein, protein MEYEGRICRAPMERASYMLPVMVGCSYNKCKFCNLFRDLKYRELPLEQVEEELQRVKNLGGNPRKIFLGDGNAFGLKMDRLRAILDLIDKYFPDCQMINMDATVTSIRLKSDEELQELYDRKVRHLYLGIESGLDDVLKFMRKEHTQDQAYKEIARIQKVGLIFDAHVMSGVAGKGRGQENAIALAEFLNKTQPDRIVNFSLFLHNQVALYEDIKSGAFIPADEVENMEEERTLIELLKEGPDGHQMLYDGFNDFLELRVKGKVPKDAPRMIEKLTEAIEKYKGEPPIYAYVKGDCPDLSMCDGGRWLWEMDDSKLAQYNEKEKKLG, encoded by the coding sequence ATGGAATATGAAGGTAGAATTTGTCGTGCGCCAATGGAACGTGCATCTTACATGCTGCCGGTCATGGTCGGCTGCTCTTATAATAAATGTAAATTCTGTAATCTGTTCAGAGATTTAAAATATCGTGAGCTGCCGCTTGAGCAGGTCGAAGAGGAACTGCAAAGAGTGAAGAATCTGGGGGGAAATCCGAGAAAAATATTTCTTGGAGATGGTAATGCATTTGGACTGAAAATGGATCGACTGCGTGCGATACTTGATTTGATTGATAAATATTTTCCGGATTGTCAGATGATCAACATGGATGCGACTGTAACAAGTATCCGGCTGAAAAGTGATGAGGAACTTCAGGAATTATATGACCGCAAGGTGAGACATTTATATCTGGGGATTGAAAGTGGTCTGGATGATGTGCTGAAGTTTATGAGAAAAGAGCATACCCAGGATCAGGCGTATAAAGAGATTGCAAGAATCCAAAAAGTCGGATTGATTTTTGATGCACATGTTATGTCTGGTGTTGCCGGTAAAGGCAGAGGCCAGGAAAATGCAATCGCTCTGGCAGAGTTCCTGAACAAGACGCAGCCGGATCGTATTGTTAACTTCTCTTTATTTCTTCATAATCAGGTTGCACTTTATGAAGATATCAAATCCGGAGCATTTATTCCGGCAGATGAAGTGGAAAATATGGAAGAAGAGCGTACATTGATTGAGCTTCTGAAAGAAGGACCGGACGGACATCAAATGCTTTATGATGGATTTAATGACTTCCTGGAACTTCGTGTGAAAGGGAAAGTTCCGAAAGATGCACCACGTATGATCGAGAAGCTGACAGAGGCGATTGAAAAATATAAAGGCGAGCCGCCGATTTATGCCTATGTAAAAGGTGACTGTCCGGATTTGTCTATGTGTGACGGTGGACGTTGGCTGTGGGAGATGGATGACAGTAAGCTGGCTCAGTATAATGAAAAGGAAAAGAAACTGGGATAA
- a CDS encoding DMT family transporter, with product MNTRVKGFIYLLLSAVYFGFMPLLVKVICADGSAIVGALFLRFALAIIPLYIYLKVRKVPMELSVEEGKKILCVTVFGYGITALLLYSAYDYMPSGMATVIHFGYPVFVLLGSLIFLRRRVPKLKIVCVGLCMIGIFLSYAGSGGEAKPMGFVFALISGMTYAFYILYLEVGGLQDIPAMKMIFYMNIVGSIMVFLIGKVSGSFVLHMNVNAWIAAFVLSLGAAFIGVGFFQYGVQYVGAQDAAILSTFEPVTSMIVGILVLHESASLSSMAGCILILISVTATAFAKS from the coding sequence ATGAATACAAGAGTAAAAGGATTCATATATTTATTGCTGTCCGCAGTCTACTTTGGTTTTATGCCATTGCTTGTGAAAGTGATCTGCGCGGATGGAAGCGCGATAGTGGGAGCATTATTTTTAAGGTTTGCCCTGGCAATCATTCCGCTGTACATTTACCTGAAAGTGCGGAAAGTTCCGATGGAGCTATCTGTGGAGGAAGGAAAAAAGATTTTGTGTGTGACGGTGTTTGGCTATGGCATCACAGCGCTTCTTTTGTATAGTGCGTACGATTATATGCCGTCAGGTATGGCGACGGTCATTCATTTTGGATATCCGGTTTTTGTGTTGCTTGGCAGTCTGATTTTCCTACGAAGACGTGTGCCTAAGCTGAAAATTGTGTGTGTTGGTCTGTGCATGATCGGTATTTTCCTGTCCTATGCAGGAAGCGGCGGTGAGGCAAAGCCGATGGGATTTGTTTTTGCGCTTATATCCGGAATGACGTATGCATTTTACATATTATATCTGGAAGTGGGCGGGCTGCAGGATATCCCTGCTATGAAGATGATATTTTATATGAATATTGTTGGCTCCATTATGGTATTTTTGATTGGAAAAGTATCGGGGAGTTTTGTGCTTCATATGAATGTAAACGCATGGATCGCAGCATTTGTTTTGTCACTTGGCGCAGCGTTTATCGGAGTGGGATTTTTTCAGTATGGCGTACAGTATGTGGGAGCCCAGGATGCGGCAATTTTAAGTACATTTGAACCGGTGACCAGTATGATCGTGGGGATTTTAGTCCTGCATGAGAGTGCAAGTCTTTCGTCGATGGCAGGCTGTATACTGATTCTTATATCCGTGACGGCAACTGCGTTCGCTAAGTCATGA
- a CDS encoding glutaredoxin domain-containing protein — MKVVMYGTKACPDCVEAEEILKEKGIQYLYMEFSDNIGYLKRFLTLRDTNPIFDEVKENHWVGVPCFQFQDGSLSLDIDEVVKRAEEEA, encoded by the coding sequence ATGAAAGTTGTAATGTATGGAACAAAAGCATGCCCAGACTGCGTCGAGGCAGAAGAAATTTTAAAAGAGAAAGGAATCCAGTATCTGTATATGGAATTTTCCGACAATATCGGATATCTGAAACGTTTCCTCACACTCCGCGACACAAACCCGATCTTTGATGAAGTAAAGGAAAACCACTGGGTCGGCGTTCCTTGCTTCCAGTTCCAGGACGGAAGCCTGTCACTGGACATCGACGAAGTCGTAAAACGGGCAGAGGAAGAAGCTTAA
- a CDS encoding TlpA family protein disulfide reductase encodes MFKFFKKIYKPLFCFCLCFFSVFVLIGCSGGQSNDTSSGKKSGKRSSALHQEMAIGSEAPDFTAKLNNGETFTLSDKKGQVILLNFWATWCSNCVKEMPAIEKLYEEYGDQIVIVGVNVGEDEDTIDTFIEAKNYSFPVACDTESNISNLYPSAGIPYTVIVGKDGLVTETFLGAKDADSQYTKLRRALQEAYEAN; translated from the coding sequence ATGTTTAAATTTTTCAAAAAAATTTATAAACCACTGTTCTGTTTTTGTCTGTGTTTTTTCTCTGTCTTTGTCCTGATTGGCTGCTCAGGCGGTCAGTCCAATGATACATCTTCCGGAAAGAAAAGTGGGAAACGAAGTTCTGCTCTTCACCAAGAGATGGCAATTGGAAGTGAAGCACCGGATTTTACCGCCAAGTTGAATAACGGCGAAACTTTTACCCTCTCCGATAAGAAAGGACAGGTCATTCTTTTGAACTTCTGGGCAACCTGGTGCAGCAACTGCGTCAAGGAAATGCCCGCCATCGAGAAGCTTTATGAAGAGTATGGTGACCAGATTGTAATTGTCGGAGTAAATGTAGGCGAAGATGAAGATACTATTGATACATTTATCGAGGCAAAGAATTATTCATTTCCGGTTGCCTGCGACACCGAAAGCAATATCAGTAATCTTTATCCGAGTGCCGGTATCCCTTATACAGTTATAGTAGGAAAAGACGGACTTGTTACCGAGACATTTCTCGGAGCAAAAGATGCAGACAGCCAGTACACGAAGCTGCGCCGTGCTTTACAGGAAGCTTACGAAGCAAACTAA
- a CDS encoding dicarboxylate/amino acid:cation symporter, translating into MDALLSVNWIALLVLMIALLSFKALNWIAYRVNWTVVILISMVIGAVIGVVFASEGNTYLVWLNLIGQAYVKLIKALVAPVILVSVISGLISLNDKEKMKKIGTKSVFWLLITSVTAIVVTLVVGAVTNIGKGAGAVFADISSVTDATLSAYQEMETSFDTILLNLVPSNIAADLAADNIVAIIIIAVAVAVAYVSISSEEGEDKVLVIKKLIEAVKKVIFNILAYVIDLTPYAVLCLTACSASQLLSDKEALVQLVLLVVMVFAACLIQSYVVNAVILKSFAKVNPLKFFKKTFDAQATAFTTTSSVGTMPITIDRLIRKVGVDEEVANFTAPLGTTIGMAGCTCVWPILLAMFYLNATGQSWGVSQYLVMCFMCLVLSLGSAGMPGVGVITAVSLFSAVNLPIAAVVLLIPINNITDMVRTLTNVTDASVCAAVVARQNGLLNDEVFAKEDEKLEKGEA; encoded by the coding sequence ATGGATGCACTTTTAAGTGTAAACTGGATAGCTCTTCTTGTACTTATGATCGCTCTGCTTTCTTTTAAAGCATTGAACTGGATCGCGTACAGAGTGAACTGGACAGTTGTAATTCTGATCAGTATGGTCATTGGTGCTGTCATTGGGGTAGTATTTGCTTCAGAGGGGAACACATACCTTGTGTGGCTGAATTTAATTGGACAGGCTTATGTAAAACTGATCAAAGCTTTGGTAGCACCGGTAATTTTAGTATCGGTTATTTCAGGACTGATTTCTCTGAACGATAAAGAGAAGATGAAAAAAATCGGAACGAAATCAGTATTCTGGCTTCTTATAACATCTGTAACAGCCATTGTTGTCACACTTGTTGTTGGGGCAGTGACTAATATTGGTAAAGGAGCAGGAGCAGTGTTTGCAGACATTTCCAGTGTCACAGACGCTACACTGAGCGCTTATCAGGAGATGGAAACATCTTTTGATACCATTCTTCTGAATCTGGTTCCAAGCAATATCGCAGCAGATCTTGCAGCAGATAATATCGTAGCAATCATTATTATTGCGGTTGCAGTTGCAGTTGCTTATGTAAGCATTTCTTCAGAAGAGGGAGAAGATAAAGTCCTTGTGATCAAGAAACTGATCGAGGCAGTTAAGAAGGTCATTTTCAACATTCTTGCATATGTAATTGATCTTACACCATACGCAGTGCTTTGCCTGACAGCATGTTCTGCAAGTCAGCTCTTAAGCGACAAAGAGGCGCTGGTACAGCTCGTACTTCTTGTTGTGATGGTGTTTGCTGCATGTCTTATCCAGTCATATGTTGTCAATGCGGTAATCTTGAAATCATTTGCCAAGGTTAATCCACTGAAGTTCTTTAAGAAAACATTTGACGCACAGGCAACAGCATTTACAACAACAAGTAGTGTTGGAACAATGCCGATCACAATCGACAGACTGATCCGTAAAGTTGGTGTTGATGAGGAGGTCGCAAACTTTACAGCGCCTCTTGGAACAACAATCGGTATGGCAGGATGTACATGTGTATGGCCGATTCTTCTTGCAATGTTCTACCTTAACGCAACAGGACAGAGCTGGGGAGTAAGCCAGTACCTTGTTATGTGCTTTATGTGTCTGGTACTTTCCCTTGGAAGCGCCGGAATGCCGGGAGTTGGAGTTATCACAGCAGTATCTCTGTTCAGCGCAGTGAATCTGCCGATCGCAGCAGTTGTACTTTTGATTCCGATCAACAACATTACAGACATGGTACGTACTCTTACAAATGTTACAGATGCCAGCGTATGTGCAGCAGTTGTAGCTCGTCAGAACGGACTTCTGAATGACGAAGTATTTGCAAAAGAGGACGAGAAATTAGAGAAAGGAGAGGCGTAA